A DNA window from Paraclostridium bifermentans contains the following coding sequences:
- a CDS encoding CooT family nickel-binding protein — MCESAAYVLKNNNLERVMDNVVSVDPYEGKVYLTDLLGEQKIIDGEIKEIRLMDHKIIIKESV, encoded by the coding sequence ATGTGTGAATCAGCAGCTTATGTGTTAAAAAACAACAATCTTGAAAGAGTAATGGATAATGTGGTTAGTGTAGACCCATACGAAGGAAAAGTATATTTAACAGATTTACTAGGAGAGCAAAAAATAATCGATGGGGAAATAAAAGAAATAAGACTTATGGATCATAAAATAATAATCAAAGAATCAGTATAA
- a CDS encoding radical SAM protein codes for MIRLSIGTAIELGIKRGQSDIPPTTAYIMIGNQCNNRCSFCSQSIESNSRKDKLSRVLWPEYTKEEILDAFKNYEGENIKRICLQSMDSEESLNEVSKFIKYVNANLNIPISLSAKLEDMDEIEKFFELGVEKIGIAIDAANKELYEKIKGTNFDKKIEFIKEAGLIYPNRISTHIIVGLGESHKDIYDLYKTLKGYNITISLFAFTPVKGTKMEDVRQPSIESYRRVQLMTYMMDKGYNGDYFKFGLDGYLEEIEMDEYIKMDILKGKPFEIKGCKNCNRPYYNERPGHTIYNYSRKLSKEEIKLAIKEINLDIGESKLCKSGE; via the coding sequence ATGATTAGATTGTCTATTGGAACTGCAATAGAACTTGGTATAAAAAGAGGCCAAAGCGACATACCTCCTACTACTGCTTATATAATGATAGGAAATCAATGCAATAATCGATGTTCATTTTGTTCACAGTCCATTGAAAGTAATAGTAGAAAAGATAAGCTGTCTAGGGTTTTATGGCCAGAATATACAAAAGAAGAAATTTTAGATGCTTTTAAAAACTATGAAGGAGAAAATATAAAAAGAATATGCTTACAATCCATGGATAGTGAAGAATCTCTTAATGAAGTAAGTAAATTTATCAAATATGTTAATGCTAATTTAAATATACCTATATCCTTATCAGCTAAGTTAGAAGATATGGATGAAATTGAAAAGTTCTTTGAACTAGGAGTTGAAAAAATAGGTATAGCTATAGATGCTGCAAATAAGGAATTGTATGAGAAGATAAAAGGAACTAACTTTGATAAAAAAATAGAGTTTATAAAAGAAGCAGGACTTATATATCCAAATAGAATTAGTACACATATAATTGTAGGATTAGGGGAGAGCCACAAAGATATATATGATTTATATAAAACTCTGAAAGGTTACAATATAACAATTAGTTTATTTGCATTTACACCTGTAAAGGGAACTAAAATGGAAGATGTAAGACAACCTAGTATAGAGAGTTATAGAAGAGTTCAACTTATGACGTATATGATGGATAAAGGATATAATGGAGATTACTTTAAATTTGGATTAGATGGGTATCTAGAAGAGATAGAAATGGATGAATATATAAAGATGGATATATTAAAAGGAAAGCCATTTGAAATAAAAGGATGTAAGAATTGTAATAGACCATATTATAATGAGAGACCAGGACATACAATATATAATTATTCAAGAAAATTAAGCAAAGAAGAAATTAAACTAGCAATTAAAGAAATTAACTTAGATATAGGGGAATCAAAATTATGCAAAAGTGGAGAGTAA
- a CDS encoding ribonuclease H-like domain-containing protein, with protein sequence MEVITKTIDNLIDIPKNHFVFDIETTGLSPKYCKVILIGVLYNLNNKTIIKQYFAESEEEEKDLLLKFINDIKTFDHHITFNGVSFDIPFLNSRFNSNDIDFSIDKCDDIDILRIVKPFKEKLSLSDCKLKTIEKYMGIQREDTICGKESVELYKNFVISKDVSLKEKILLHNYEDIYYLGKIYNIKNIIDENLDYIDININNLNYKVLLSKYKITKSVLHLDFISRKKFELPLNIFRDTYTISTKENILNIFINLNKGIDSNGNTIFFYKLGSIIPIKFNNDFIVDNINALSKFLISKEL encoded by the coding sequence ATGGAAGTTATTACTAAGACTATAGATAATTTAATTGATATACCAAAAAATCATTTCGTATTCGATATAGAAACCACAGGACTTAGTCCTAAATACTGTAAAGTAATATTAATAGGGGTTTTATACAATTTAAATAACAAAACTATAATTAAACAATATTTTGCTGAATCTGAAGAAGAAGAAAAAGATTTACTTTTAAAATTTATTAATGATATAAAAACTTTTGATCATCACATAACATTTAATGGAGTATCTTTTGATATCCCTTTTTTAAACTCAAGATTTAATTCTAATGATATTGATTTTTCCATAGATAAATGTGATGATATTGATATTTTAAGAATTGTAAAACCATTTAAAGAAAAACTATCTTTATCTGATTGTAAACTAAAAACAATAGAAAAATACATGGGCATACAACGAGAAGATACTATATGTGGAAAAGAAAGTGTTGAGTTATATAAAAATTTTGTAATTAGTAAAGATGTTAGTTTAAAAGAAAAAATACTATTACATAATTACGAAGATATTTATTACTTAGGAAAAATATATAACATAAAAAACATAATAGATGAAAATTTGGATTACATAGATATAAATATAAACAATTTAAATTATAAAGTTCTTTTGAGTAAATATAAAATTACAAAGTCTGTTTTGCATTTAGATTTTATATCTAGAAAAAAATTTGAACTTCCATTAAATATATTTAGAGATACTTATACTATTTCTACGAAAGAAAATATATTGAACATATTTATAAATCTTAATAAGGGCATCGATAGCAATGGAAATACAATATTTTTTTATAAATTAGGGTCTATAATTCCCATAAAGTTTAATAATGATTTTATAGTCGACAATATTAACGCCTTATCTAAATTTTTAATTTCTAAAGAATTATAA
- the acsV gene encoding corrinoid activation/regeneration protein AcsV: MVKVKILSHKKEIECNKEDNLLEVLRENNIFIDAPCNGSMVCGKCKVKLKNGKVDSKMNIHINEEEKKQGYILSCASKVIEDIEIEVPSKLSTSMNEMKIEGSDNNKDKKIFDKAINILKDNSLDFNKKTFKKYIELDEPNLDDNISDIDRIQRHIRNNFGYENIEFSLNLLRKIPLVIRNNNFKVTITYELKNNIVYLIDINTGNTEDEFYGIAVDIGTTSVVVCLVNLKNNEIIGKESSGNAQIKYGADVINRIIYSTKKDGIKLLQHAIVEETINPLIEKLCNKNKIDKEYISYFVVAGNTTMSSLFLGVHADFLRQEPYIPPFVKSPNLSAHDIGLNINKDVTVYLAPSVASYVGGDITAGVLSAGIWASEENVLFIDLGTNGEIVFGNKDYMMTCACSAGPAFEGGGISCGMRASNGAIEKVDIDKNTLDPKLKIIGDCNPVGVCGSGIIDIICKMMISGIVDRRGKINKELKNKRIRFNEHDIGEYVLAFKEEYNIENDISVNEVDIDNFIRAKGAIYSGASILIESLGMDFIEIDKVLIAGGIGNSLDIENSIMIGLLPDIDRDKFAYIGNSSLIGSYLTLISNDAKDKLEEIGDQLTYVELSVYPTYMDEFISACFLPHTNIEQFPSVKNILGE, encoded by the coding sequence ATGGTTAAAGTAAAAATATTGTCTCATAAAAAAGAGATTGAATGTAACAAAGAGGATAATTTGCTAGAGGTTCTTAGAGAAAATAATATATTTATCGATGCTCCTTGCAATGGAAGTATGGTATGTGGAAAGTGTAAAGTAAAACTAAAAAATGGTAAAGTAGATTCTAAAATGAATATACATATAAATGAAGAAGAAAAGAAGCAAGGGTATATTCTTTCGTGTGCAAGTAAGGTCATTGAAGATATAGAAATTGAAGTTCCTTCAAAACTTTCAACATCTATGAATGAAATGAAAATTGAAGGCAGTGATAACAATAAAGATAAAAAAATATTTGATAAAGCAATCAACATATTAAAGGATAATTCATTAGATTTTAATAAAAAAACATTTAAAAAATATATAGAGTTAGATGAGCCAAATTTAGATGATAATATAAGTGATATAGATAGAATTCAAAGACATATTAGAAATAATTTTGGATATGAAAATATAGAGTTTAGTTTGAATTTACTTAGGAAAATCCCTTTAGTAATTAGAAATAATAATTTTAAGGTAACTATAACTTATGAACTTAAAAATAACATTGTTTATTTGATTGATATTAATACTGGAAATACAGAAGATGAATTTTATGGAATAGCTGTTGATATAGGAACTACATCAGTTGTAGTTTGTTTAGTTAATTTAAAAAATAATGAGATTATAGGAAAAGAGTCATCAGGAAATGCGCAAATTAAATATGGAGCAGATGTAATAAATAGGATAATATATTCAACTAAAAAGGATGGAATTAAACTTTTACAACATGCAATAGTAGAAGAAACTATAAATCCACTAATAGAAAAATTATGTAATAAAAATAAAATTGATAAAGAGTATATAAGCTATTTTGTAGTTGCAGGGAATACGACAATGAGTAGCTTATTTTTAGGAGTACATGCGGATTTTTTAAGACAAGAACCTTATATACCTCCATTTGTAAAATCTCCAAATTTAAGTGCTCATGATATAGGATTAAATATAAATAAAGATGTTACTGTATATCTAGCACCATCTGTAGCTAGTTATGTTGGTGGAGATATAACAGCAGGTGTGTTATCTGCTGGAATATGGGCTAGCGAAGAAAATGTATTGTTTATAGACTTAGGAACTAATGGAGAGATTGTATTTGGAAATAAAGACTATATGATGACTTGTGCATGCTCAGCAGGTCCTGCGTTTGAAGGTGGAGGAATAAGTTGTGGTATGAGAGCTTCAAATGGAGCTATAGAGAAAGTTGATATAGATAAAAACACTTTAGATCCTAAGTTGAAAATTATTGGAGATTGTAATCCAGTTGGCGTTTGTGGTTCAGGAATAATAGATATTATATGCAAAATGATGATAAGTGGAATTGTTGATAGAAGAGGTAAGATTAATAAAGAACTAAAAAATAAACGTATAAGATTTAATGAACATGATATAGGAGAATATGTACTTGCATTTAAGGAAGAGTACAATATAGAAAATGATATAAGTGTAAATGAAGTAGATATAGATAACTTTATAAGGGCAAAAGGAGCTATATATTCAGGGGCATCTATACTTATAGAAAGTTTAGGCATGGATTTTATCGAAATAGATAAAGTTTTAATTGCAGGAGGTATAGGAAATAGCTTAGATATAGAAAATTCTATTATGATAGGTCTATTACCAGACATAGACAGAGATAAATTTGCCTACATAGGTAATAGCTCTCTTATAGGTTCTTACTTAACCTTAATAAGTAATGATGCGAAAGATAAGTTAGAAGAAATAGGAGATCAATTAACATATGTGGAGTTAAGTGTATATCCTACATATATGGACGAATTTATATCTGCTTGTTTTTTACCTCATACAAATATAGAACAATTTCCTTCAGTTAAAAATATATTAGGAGAATAA
- a CDS encoding DUF3842 family protein, whose protein sequence is MIIAVIDGMGGGIGAQVVSALRDELPSYIEIYALGTNSIATSSMMKAHANKGATGENAIIVSTKKASIVVAPVSAVIPNAMMGEVTARISEAISDSEALKILLPIMPEDVEMVGLEGKPLSLLIKDAVKVIKKEFNIK, encoded by the coding sequence ATGATAATAGCAGTTATAGATGGAATGGGAGGCGGAATAGGAGCTCAAGTTGTGTCAGCTCTTAGAGATGAACTTCCATCGTACATAGAAATATACGCACTAGGGACAAACTCAATAGCAACAAGTTCAATGATGAAAGCACACGCTAATAAAGGTGCTACAGGAGAGAACGCTATAATAGTTTCAACAAAAAAAGCTAGTATAGTAGTTGCGCCAGTATCTGCAGTTATACCAAATGCAATGATGGGTGAAGTAACCGCTAGAATTAGTGAAGCGATATCAGATAGTGAAGCTTTAAAAATATTACTTCCTATAATGCCAGAAGATGTAGAAATGGTGGGATTAGAAGGAAAACCATTATCACTGTTGATAAAGGATGCAGTGAAAGTGATAAAAAAAGAATTTAATATAAAATAA
- a CDS encoding radical SAM superfamily protein yields MNLNRKINLAYDTKVKNFGNNIEFAYPIQTLAVSITDTNCSLGCAHCNGHYLKNMTPIDEYEKDIKKRNITSILLSGGCSQDGDVPIDTHIETIKELKQNGYKLNSHIGLMNKENIDLVCSFLDYVSFDLVFDEDTIKEVYKINKSREEYIATYEYIKKYTKVAPHICIGLKGGKVKGEYEIIDYLEKNQPDQLTFIVLIPTKNTDYENVDPPNLDEVIDVLCEARIRLPQTKINLGCMRPRGKYRSDLDKLAIECGINKIVLPSRSCKNLALEMKLDIKESKECCIL; encoded by the coding sequence ATGAATTTAAATCGAAAAATTAATTTAGCATATGATACAAAAGTTAAAAACTTCGGAAATAATATTGAGTTTGCATATCCAATCCAAACCTTAGCAGTGAGCATAACAGATACAAACTGTAGTCTAGGATGTGCTCATTGCAATGGTCACTATTTAAAAAACATGACACCTATAGATGAATATGAAAAAGATATAAAAAAGAGAAATATAACCAGCATATTATTAAGTGGTGGATGTAGCCAAGATGGAGATGTTCCTATAGATACTCATATAGAAACTATAAAAGAGTTAAAACAAAATGGATATAAATTAAACTCACATATAGGACTTATGAATAAAGAAAATATAGACTTGGTCTGCAGTTTTTTAGACTATGTATCATTTGACCTTGTATTTGATGAGGATACTATAAAAGAAGTATACAAAATTAATAAAAGTAGAGAAGAATACATAGCTACATATGAATATATAAAAAAATACACAAAGGTAGCTCCGCATATATGTATAGGGTTAAAGGGTGGAAAAGTAAAAGGGGAATATGAGATTATAGACTATCTTGAGAAAAATCAGCCAGATCAGTTAACTTTTATAGTTTTGATACCTACAAAAAATACTGATTATGAAAATGTAGATCCCCCTAATTTAGATGAAGTTATAGATGTATTGTGTGAAGCGAGAATAAGGCTTCCACAAACTAAAATAAATTTAGGGTGTATGAGACCTAGGGGTAAATATAGAAGCGACTTAGATAAATTAGCGATAGAATGTGGAATAAATAAAATTGTATTACCATCAAGATCATGTAAAAACTTAGCACTTGAAATGAAGTTAGATATTAAAGAGAGTAAGGAGTGTTGCATATTATGA
- a CDS encoding lipoate--protein ligase family protein, whose translation MQKWRVIKNKTYDGAMNMAIDEAITISYKEGKCKPTLRFYSWNPSCLTIGYFQKLESEVDIEKCKKLNIDCVRRATGGRAVLHQNELTYSIIVGEDNELMDKSINSSYKFISEGIANGLKLEGIDVDNLSKGERISREKLSAACFNAHASYEITINDKKVVGSAQHRHDGVILQHGSIVLDFNIDDLYEIIKTKSPEIKERAKKFTLSKASGIENEIRRKIDINSLEKSIVRGMAKTFNVEFEEGELTEYELDLAKRLYSKYASDEYTNKR comes from the coding sequence ATGCAAAAGTGGAGAGTAATAAAAAACAAAACTTATGATGGCGCAATGAATATGGCTATAGACGAAGCTATTACTATTTCATATAAAGAAGGAAAATGTAAGCCTACACTAAGATTTTATTCTTGGAATCCTAGTTGTTTAACTATAGGATATTTTCAAAAGCTTGAAAGTGAAGTAGATATAGAAAAATGCAAAAAATTAAATATAGACTGTGTAAGAAGAGCTACAGGTGGAAGAGCTGTATTACATCAAAATGAGTTAACTTATTCTATAATTGTAGGAGAAGACAATGAACTGATGGATAAGAGTATAAATAGTTCATATAAGTTTATAAGTGAAGGAATAGCAAATGGTCTAAAGCTTGAAGGTATAGATGTTGATAATTTAAGCAAGGGAGAAAGAATCAGTAGAGAGAAGCTTTCAGCTGCGTGTTTTAATGCTCATGCTTCATATGAAATAACTATAAATGATAAAAAAGTTGTAGGAAGCGCACAACATAGACACGATGGAGTTATATTACAACACGGGTCTATTGTATTGGATTTCAATATAGATGATTTGTATGAAATTATAAAAACAAAATCTCCAGAAATAAAAGAAAGAGCAAAGAAATTTACGTTAAGTAAGGCAAGTGGTATTGAAAATGAAATAAGAAGAAAAATAGATATAAACAGTCTCGAAAAATCCATTGTAAGAGGAATGGCAAAGACTTTTAACGTTGAGTTCGAAGAAGGAGAGCTAACGGAGTATGAATTAGATTTAGCCAAGCGTTTATATAGTAAATACGCTTCAGATGAGTATACAAATAAAAGATAA
- a CDS encoding asparaginase produces the protein MQNKKKVAIVFTGGTISMTVDEKIGAAIPSLSGEQIMSMVTNIDKVADIEIYNFDEIPGPHMTPEKMLSLRNYINDIISKDEFSGVVVTHGTDSLEETAYFLDLTLDTPKPVIVTGAMRSSDELGYDGPSNLAAAVCTAISDEAYNKGVLVVLSNEVLLASEATKTNTLTLNTFKSLTCGPLGIIDCDKLVLSRDIVDRQTILVDKVESDVALIKSGVGMDDSFIKFAADKGCKGIVIEAMGRGNIPPEMLKGVEYARSKDIPVVIASRCHSGRVFDSYGYLGSGRDLRNLGCIFAGDLPGQKARIKLIVALGKTNNLNELKDMFEEGIYY, from the coding sequence ATGCAAAACAAGAAAAAAGTAGCTATAGTATTTACAGGTGGAACTATTTCCATGACTGTAGATGAAAAAATAGGCGCTGCTATACCATCTCTATCTGGGGAGCAAATAATGTCTATGGTAACTAACATAGATAAAGTTGCTGATATAGAGATATACAACTTCGATGAGATTCCAGGACCTCATATGACACCTGAGAAAATGCTTAGTTTAAGAAATTATATAAACGATATAATTTCAAAAGACGAATTTTCTGGTGTTGTTGTTACTCATGGTACAGATAGTTTAGAAGAAACTGCCTATTTCCTAGATTTAACATTAGATACACCTAAACCAGTTATAGTTACAGGTGCAATGAGAAGTAGTGATGAACTTGGATATGATGGTCCAAGCAATCTTGCTGCAGCTGTTTGTACTGCTATTTCTGATGAAGCTTATAATAAAGGTGTTTTAGTTGTTCTAAGTAATGAAGTTTTATTAGCATCTGAAGCTACTAAGACTAACACACTTACATTAAATACTTTTAAATCTTTAACTTGTGGTCCTTTAGGAATAATTGACTGTGATAAACTTGTATTATCTAGAGATATAGTTGATAGACAAACAATCTTAGTAGATAAAGTTGAGTCTGATGTTGCTCTTATAAAATCAGGTGTTGGCATGGATGATTCTTTTATAAAGTTTGCAGCTGATAAAGGATGTAAAGGTATAGTTATAGAAGCTATGGGTAGAGGAAATATACCTCCAGAAATGTTAAAAGGTGTAGAATATGCTAGAAGCAAAGATATACCTGTTGTTATAGCATCTAGATGCCATTCTGGTAGAGTTTTTGATAGCTATGGATATTTAGGTTCTGGTAGGGATTTAAGAAATCTAGGATGTATATTTGCTGGTGATTTACCTGGGCAAAAGGCTAGAATAAAGCTTATAGTTGCTTTAGGAAAAACAAATAATCTAAATGAATTAAAAGATATGTTTGAAGAAGGAATATACTATTAA
- the gcvH gene encoding glycine cleavage system protein GcvH encodes MKVIPSLKYCKEHTWVKVDGEYAYIGITDYAQDQLGEILFVEMPEVEDELTKGSDFGVVESSKVASDLIAPISGEVVQINEDLEDEPEAINEDAYDAWIIKIKMSDPEELDSLINSDGYEASIEE; translated from the coding sequence ATGAAAGTTATACCAAGTTTAAAATACTGTAAAGAGCATACATGGGTAAAAGTAGATGGAGAATATGCTTATATAGGAATAACAGATTATGCTCAAGATCAATTAGGTGAAATATTATTTGTTGAGATGCCTGAAGTAGAGGATGAATTAACTAAAGGTAGTGACTTTGGAGTTGTAGAATCATCAAAAGTTGCTTCTGATTTAATAGCTCCTATATCTGGAGAAGTTGTACAAATAAATGAAGATTTAGAAGATGAGCCAGAAGCTATAAATGAAGATGCTTATGATGCATGGATAATAAAAATAAAAATGTCAGATCCAGAAGAGTTAGATAGTTTAATAAACTCTGATGGATATGAAGCTAGTATAGAGGAATAA
- a CDS encoding ATP-dependent helicase produces the protein MIDINGLNSNQKNAVMHIDGPCMVLAGPGSGKTRVITYRIVNMVLNNNINPKNILAISFTKASSTEMKNRALSLSHDVRLNKVSYGTFHSVFFRILRFFEKYELDCILDEKNKKFAIRGILKNLNIENAEDDDTILNVINEISYVKNELMDKLDFDPEILSKDEFIKAYNMYEDYKESIKKIDFDDMLIKTYHLLKNNKRVLERVRNAYRYILVDEFQDINKVQFEVIKLIASPNNNIFVVGDEDQSIYGFRGSRPDFLLEFERYFENSKKYVLDINYRSKQGITDTANKLIQFNENRYEKVIKCDREEKGSVNYIKTEDSEEEAKFIARDIISKCEDNCVNYDDFAVIYRTNIQSRALVDVFMDMHIPFVVRDSIVTIYDHWVAKDLLAYLRLGIDTTLSEDWIRIINKPFRYISKDSIKLASEDRDFIGALINKGGLHPKQVKTLNDLEIDLSYLKTLSPKNAISYIRTSLDYDRYVLDYCSNRKIKPNGLIEILNELESSSSNFKTINEYLEHIEKVKSEIVENRNNKNSEGVIFTTMHSAKGLEFPYVYIIGVNEGTIPHEKSYDIEDEEKRKSAIEEERRLFYVGITRAQDELHISSPKMKYGKKVFASRFIDNIKSPTKEDINAIKIGDKILHSKFGEGNVIGKDGKMIEVKFKVGVKDLDYSICLKNGIIERK, from the coding sequence ATGATAGATATAAATGGATTAAATAGTAATCAAAAAAACGCAGTAATGCATATAGATGGACCTTGTATGGTTTTAGCTGGTCCAGGTTCAGGTAAGACAAGAGTTATAACGTATAGAATAGTTAATATGGTTTTAAATAATAATATAAATCCTAAAAATATTTTAGCTATTAGTTTTACAAAAGCTTCATCAACAGAAATGAAAAATAGAGCGCTAAGCTTAAGTCATGATGTTAGATTAAATAAAGTTAGTTATGGTACATTTCATTCAGTTTTCTTTAGAATACTTAGATTCTTTGAAAAGTACGAGCTGGATTGTATATTAGATGAAAAGAATAAAAAATTTGCTATAAGAGGAATCTTAAAAAATTTAAATATAGAAAATGCAGAAGATGATGATACAATCTTAAATGTTATAAATGAAATTTCTTATGTCAAAAACGAGTTAATGGATAAATTAGATTTTGATCCAGAAATACTTTCAAAGGATGAATTTATAAAAGCTTATAATATGTACGAGGATTATAAGGAAAGTATTAAAAAGATAGATTTTGATGATATGCTTATAAAGACTTATCACTTATTAAAAAATAATAAAAGAGTGTTAGAAAGAGTCAGAAATGCGTATAGATATATTTTAGTGGATGAATTCCAAGATATAAATAAAGTGCAATTTGAAGTTATAAAGTTAATAGCAAGTCCAAACAACAATATATTTGTTGTAGGTGATGAAGATCAAAGTATATATGGATTTAGAGGATCGAGACCAGACTTTTTATTAGAGTTTGAAAGATACTTTGAAAATAGTAAGAAATATGTTCTTGATATAAATTATAGATCAAAACAAGGTATAACAGATACTGCAAATAAGCTTATTCAATTTAATGAAAATAGATACGAAAAAGTAATTAAGTGTGATAGAGAAGAAAAAGGAAGTGTAAATTATATAAAAACTGAAGACTCAGAAGAAGAAGCAAAATTTATAGCTAGAGATATAATTAGCAAATGTGAAGATAATTGTGTTAACTATGATGACTTTGCAGTTATATATAGAACAAATATACAGTCTAGAGCACTAGTTGATGTATTTATGGATATGCATATACCATTTGTTGTTAGAGACTCAATTGTAACTATATATGACCATTGGGTTGCGAAAGATTTATTAGCGTATTTAAGATTAGGGATAGATACAACATTGAGTGAAGATTGGATAAGAATTATTAATAAACCATTTAGATATATATCTAAAGATAGTATAAAGCTTGCAAGTGAGGATAGAGACTTCATAGGTGCATTAATAAATAAGGGTGGATTACATCCAAAACAAGTAAAGACATTAAATGATTTAGAAATAGATTTAAGCTATTTAAAGACATTATCTCCTAAGAATGCAATTTCATATATACGTACTAGTTTAGATTATGATAGATATGTATTAGATTATTGTAGTAATAGGAAGATTAAACCAAATGGGTTAATAGAAATTTTAAATGAACTAGAAAGTTCTTCAAGCAACTTTAAAACTATAAATGAATACTTAGAGCATATAGAAAAGGTTAAATCTGAGATAGTTGAAAATAGAAATAACAAAAACTCAGAGGGAGTAATATTTACGACTATGCATAGTGCAAAGGGCTTAGAATTCCCATATGTATATATAATAGGCGTAAATGAAGGAACTATACCTCATGAAAAATCTTATGATATAGAAGATGAAGAAAAACGAAAATCAGCTATAGAGGAAGAAAGAAGATTGTTTTATGTAGGAATAACTAGAGCTCAAGATGAACTACATATAAGCTCACCAAAAATGAAATATGGTAAAAAAGTTTTTGCCTCAAGGTTTATTGATAATATAAAGTCGCCAACAAAAGAAGATATAAATGCAATCAAAATTGGGGATAAGATTTTACATAGTAAATTTGGAGAAGGAAATGTAATAGGGAAAGATGGCAAAATGATAGAGGTTAAATTTAAGGTTGGGGTGAAAGACTTAGATTACTCAATATGCCTAAAAAATGGAATTATAGAGAGAAAATAA